A genome region from Chlorobaculum tepidum TLS includes the following:
- a CDS encoding ArsA family ATPase, with protein sequence MRNIVFTGKGGVGKTSIAASTAVRAAALGYKTLVISTDPAHSLGDSFDIELGPSPVKVAENLWGQEVSVYGDLSLNWEVVREHFAHLMEVQGIEGIYVEEMGVLPGMEELFSLSYIKRYNESSEYDLLVVDCAPTGETLRLLSIPETFGWMLKLMRNMEKYVVKPVIRPLSKRISRLHDFVPDTDVYDQVDHLFSSVEGIIELLSDNSKTTVRLVMNPEKMVVKESMRALTYLNLYNITIDQIVINRVYMDDVDGQYFKGWKEIQKKYIAEIESSFGPIPITRVPLFRTEVLGLEMLKKVGETVYGDRNPLDIFYHEEHTEIVKPGEGHYVMKLRLPFVFDNRMEANIVQVGDLLTIRIGNHQKSVVLPTFLAGMKVTHAGYEEKWLAIEFRKKETAK encoded by the coding sequence ATGAGAAACATCGTGTTTACGGGCAAGGGGGGCGTCGGCAAAACCTCCATCGCGGCGTCGACCGCCGTCAGAGCCGCGGCTCTCGGCTACAAAACGCTGGTCATCTCGACCGATCCCGCCCACAGCCTCGGCGACTCCTTCGACATCGAACTCGGCCCATCGCCGGTGAAGGTGGCCGAAAATCTCTGGGGCCAGGAGGTGAGCGTTTACGGCGATCTGTCGCTCAACTGGGAGGTGGTGCGCGAACACTTCGCCCACCTGATGGAGGTGCAGGGCATCGAGGGAATTTACGTCGAGGAGATGGGCGTTCTGCCGGGCATGGAGGAGCTTTTCTCGCTCTCCTACATCAAGCGCTACAACGAGTCCAGCGAGTATGACCTGCTCGTGGTTGACTGTGCGCCAACCGGCGAAACCTTGCGCCTGCTCTCCATTCCGGAAACCTTCGGCTGGATGCTCAAGCTGATGCGCAACATGGAGAAGTACGTCGTCAAGCCGGTCATCAGGCCGCTCTCCAAACGCATCAGCCGCCTGCACGACTTCGTGCCCGACACCGACGTCTATGACCAGGTCGATCACCTCTTTTCGTCGGTCGAAGGGATCATCGAACTCCTGTCGGACAACTCGAAAACCACCGTGCGACTTGTCATGAATCCGGAGAAAATGGTCGTCAAGGAGTCGATGCGGGCACTCACCTACCTCAATCTGTACAACATCACGATTGATCAGATCGTCATCAACCGCGTTTACATGGACGACGTTGACGGCCAGTATTTCAAAGGGTGGAAAGAGATTCAGAAAAAATACATCGCAGAGATCGAATCCTCTTTCGGGCCGATTCCCATCACCCGGGTGCCGCTCTTCCGCACCGAGGTGCTCGGTCTTGAGATGCTTAAAAAGGTGGGCGAAACAGTTTACGGCGACCGCAACCCGCTCGACATCTTCTACCACGAAGAGCATACAGAGATCGTCAAGCCCGGCGAAGGGCATTACGTCATGAAGCTGCGCCTGCCCTTTGTCTTTGACAACCGCATGGAAGCCAACATCGTGCAGGTCGGCGACTTGCTGACGATCAGAATCGGCAACCACCAGAAAAGTGTCGTCCTCCCAACCTTCCTGGCCGGCATGAAAGTCACCCACGCCGGATACGAGGAAAAATGGCTGGCAATCGAGTTCAGGAAGAAGGAGACGGCAAAATGA
- a CDS encoding sulfide:quinone reductase: protein MAKVVVLGAGVSGHTCASFLKKKLGKQHEVVVISPNSYYQWIPSNIWVGVGHMTIDDVRFKLKKVYDRWGIDYKQAKAVSIHPEGDANISKGYVTIEYTDEEHAGYTETVDYDYLVNATGPKLNFEATEGLGPDKNSLSVCTYSHAAHAWEELQKSIEKMKNGQKQRFLIGTGHAMATCQGAAFEYILNVAHEISRRGLSHMAELTWISNEYELGDFGMGGAFIKRGGYITPTKVFTESLLAEYGIKWIRRAGVYKVEPGVAHYETLDGEMLSQEFDFAMLIPSFSGVGLTAFDKSGNDITDKMFLPNKFMKVDADYTAKPFGEWGANDWPTIYQTPMYSNIYAAGIAFAPPHSISKPMTSVNGRQIFPTPPRTGMPSGVIGKIIALNISEQIKGNHKEHHHKASMARMGAACIVSAGFGSFDGLGASMTVFPIVPDWEKYPEWGRDMTYSVGEVGLAGHWLKFMLHYLFFHKAKGYPFWYLIPE from the coding sequence ATGGCAAAGGTTGTTGTTTTGGGAGCTGGCGTTTCGGGGCATACCTGCGCATCCTTTCTCAAGAAAAAACTTGGAAAGCAGCATGAGGTTGTGGTTATCTCGCCCAACAGCTATTACCAGTGGATTCCGTCGAATATATGGGTCGGCGTGGGCCATATGACCATCGACGATGTGCGCTTCAAGCTCAAGAAGGTTTATGACCGCTGGGGCATCGATTACAAGCAGGCGAAAGCCGTTTCGATTCATCCCGAGGGCGACGCCAACATCAGCAAGGGATACGTCACCATCGAGTACACCGACGAGGAGCACGCCGGGTACACCGAGACGGTCGATTACGACTACCTTGTCAACGCCACCGGTCCAAAGCTGAACTTCGAGGCTACCGAGGGGCTTGGGCCTGACAAAAACTCGCTGTCTGTCTGCACCTACAGCCACGCGGCTCATGCGTGGGAGGAGTTGCAAAAAAGCATCGAAAAGATGAAGAATGGTCAGAAGCAGCGTTTCCTCATTGGCACCGGCCATGCGATGGCTACCTGTCAGGGCGCAGCTTTCGAGTATATCCTGAACGTCGCTCACGAAATCTCCCGTCGCGGCCTGAGCCACATGGCGGAGCTGACCTGGATTTCAAACGAGTACGAGCTGGGTGATTTCGGTATGGGCGGCGCGTTCATCAAGCGCGGCGGTTACATTACGCCGACCAAGGTCTTTACCGAATCGCTGCTCGCTGAGTACGGCATCAAGTGGATCCGCCGGGCGGGTGTCTACAAGGTGGAGCCGGGCGTGGCCCACTACGAAACGCTCGACGGCGAAATGCTTTCGCAGGAGTTCGACTTTGCGATGCTTATTCCGTCGTTCTCCGGCGTTGGCCTGACCGCCTTCGACAAAAGCGGCAACGACATCACCGACAAGATGTTTCTGCCGAACAAGTTCATGAAGGTCGATGCGGACTACACCGCCAAGCCGTTCGGCGAGTGGGGCGCTAACGACTGGCCGACCATCTACCAGACGCCGATGTACAGCAATATCTACGCCGCGGGCATCGCCTTCGCGCCGCCGCATTCGATCTCGAAGCCCATGACGAGCGTGAATGGCCGCCAGATTTTCCCGACGCCGCCGCGCACCGGCATGCCGTCGGGCGTTATCGGCAAGATCATTGCGCTCAATATCTCCGAGCAGATCAAGGGCAACCACAAGGAGCACCATCACAAAGCCTCGATGGCCCGCATGGGCGCAGCCTGCATTGTGTCGGCCGGCTTCGGTTCGTTTGACGGACTCGGCGCGTCGATGACCGTGTTCCCCATCGTGCCCGATTGGGAGAAGTATCCGGAGTGGGGCCGCGACATGACCTACTCGGTCGGCGAAGTGGGGCTTGCCGGTCACTGGCTGAAGTTCATGCTGCACTACCTCTTCTTCCACAAGGCGAAAGGCTATCCGTTCTGGTACCTGATTCCGGAATAA
- a CDS encoding nitroreductase family protein, with protein MTNLHDLAESRKNVRSYDTSQPVTPQILERVLDAWRLAPSAKNLQPWTFLLVSSPEMLAKIRSCYKRDWFQQAPHILIVTGDRNDAWVRPSDGWNSIETDLGIAMDQLILAAHAEGLATCWISAFDPAMLREALDLKPSEEVFAITPIGYASADAQTRPKSRKPLNEVVRYL; from the coding sequence ATGACAAACCTGCACGATCTTGCAGAATCCCGCAAAAACGTCCGCAGTTACGACACAAGCCAACCCGTGACTCCACAAATTCTCGAACGGGTGCTCGATGCCTGGCGGCTCGCCCCGTCGGCCAAAAACCTTCAGCCATGGACGTTCCTGCTGGTCAGCTCGCCTGAGATGCTTGCGAAAATCCGCTCCTGCTACAAGCGCGACTGGTTCCAGCAAGCGCCGCACATCCTCATCGTCACCGGTGACCGCAATGATGCCTGGGTGCGCCCGTCAGACGGCTGGAACTCGATCGAAACCGACCTCGGCATCGCAATGGATCAGCTGATTCTGGCCGCGCATGCCGAAGGCCTCGCCACCTGCTGGATTTCAGCCTTTGACCCGGCAATGCTGCGCGAAGCGCTCGATCTGAAACCATCCGAAGAAGTTTTCGCCATCACCCCGATCGGTTACGCCTCCGCCGACGCACAGACCCGCCCGAAAAGCCGCAAGCCACTCAACGAAGTCGTCCGGTATTTGTGA
- a CDS encoding potassium channel family protein has protein sequence MSKDAQQISALRRFSVSIISVALLVISGTVGYMYLENMSLLDALYMTVITVATVGFSEVRPLDDVGKIFTMVLIVGGTGIFFFTLTSVAVFFVSGEWKEHWEQQRNERMLRKLNDHFIICGYGRLGGSVAEELRAKAVPFVVIDNMIDNVLRARDEGFLAIKGNAADEEVLADAGLHRAKGLIAAAGNDAENVFIVLTARNLKPNLYIVARADCDGSESKLRRAGAEKVVMLYRSAGKRMASLLTEPELEEYLDELSNANNLNLRIAQYLVGDNSPLVGKSFQEVDLYNNHRINVVGYKLPDGELHTTPRPAEIIQKNGTIIVIGKSDDLEMLCKLAQGETQR, from the coding sequence TTGAGCAAGGACGCACAACAGATTTCCGCCCTCCGCCGGTTCTCGGTCTCGATCATCAGCGTGGCACTCCTGGTCATTTCGGGAACGGTTGGCTACATGTACCTCGAAAACATGAGCCTCCTGGACGCACTTTACATGACGGTCATCACGGTGGCCACCGTTGGTTTCAGCGAAGTCCGTCCGCTGGACGATGTGGGCAAGATTTTCACGATGGTGCTGATCGTCGGCGGCACGGGCATCTTTTTCTTCACCCTGACCAGTGTGGCCGTCTTCTTCGTCTCGGGCGAGTGGAAGGAGCATTGGGAACAACAACGCAATGAACGCATGCTTCGGAAACTGAACGACCATTTCATCATCTGCGGTTACGGTCGTCTCGGGGGAAGCGTCGCCGAAGAGCTTCGGGCCAAGGCGGTCCCCTTCGTGGTCATCGACAACATGATCGACAACGTGCTCCGCGCCCGCGATGAAGGATTCCTGGCCATCAAGGGCAACGCCGCGGATGAAGAGGTGCTGGCCGATGCCGGATTGCACCGGGCAAAGGGGCTGATCGCCGCCGCAGGCAACGACGCTGAAAACGTCTTTATCGTGCTGACGGCGCGGAATCTCAAGCCAAACCTGTACATCGTGGCGCGGGCTGACTGCGACGGGTCTGAAAGCAAGCTTCGCAGGGCAGGCGCTGAAAAGGTGGTGATGCTCTACCGCTCGGCAGGCAAGCGCATGGCCAGCCTCCTGACCGAACCTGAACTCGAAGAGTACCTCGACGAGCTGAGCAACGCCAACAACCTCAATCTCCGGATCGCCCAGTACCTGGTTGGCGACAATTCGCCGCTCGTCGGCAAATCGTTTCAGGAGGTCGATCTGTACAACAACCACCGCATCAACGTGGTTGGCTACAAGCTGCCGGACGGCGAATTGCACACCACGCCGCGCCCAGCGGAGATCATCCAGAAAAACGGCACGATCATCGTTATCGGCAAAAGCGATGATCTCGAAATGCTCTGCAAGCTGGCCCAGGGAGAAACGCAGCGATGA
- the prfA gene encoding peptide chain release factor 1, translated as MFDKLQSIKDKFQTIEQQLSDPEVVADQNRFRKLNKEYSSLKEIVRAYDEWSRTKKQLDEAHSMQKNENDPEMRALVEEEAGELQERLPKLEQQLKILLLPKDEADSRNAIIEIRAGTGGDEAGLFAADLMRMYQRYAERQGWSCQTLEVSEGSVPGSLKEVSLEVSGHNVYGILKFESGVHRVQRVPETETQGRIHTSAASVAVLPEAEEVDVEIRKEDLLIDTFRSGGKGGQNVNKVETAVRITHVPSGIVVACQEERSQLQNRERAMKMLRSKLYDLQIAEQQKSRADLRRSMVTTGDRSAKIRTYNFPQSRVTDHRIGFTSHALPQIMQGELDPLIEALRMHDQAERLQAETA; from the coding sequence ATGTTTGACAAGCTTCAGTCCATCAAGGATAAATTCCAGACCATCGAGCAGCAGCTTTCCGATCCGGAGGTGGTCGCCGACCAGAATCGCTTCAGGAAGCTGAACAAGGAGTACAGCAGCCTGAAGGAGATCGTGCGCGCTTACGACGAGTGGAGCCGAACCAAAAAGCAGCTCGACGAGGCGCATTCGATGCAGAAAAACGAAAATGATCCGGAAATGCGCGCCCTCGTCGAAGAGGAGGCCGGCGAACTCCAGGAGCGCCTCCCGAAGCTTGAGCAGCAGCTCAAAATCCTGCTGCTGCCAAAAGACGAGGCCGACAGCCGCAACGCCATCATTGAAATCCGCGCGGGAACCGGTGGCGACGAAGCGGGGCTGTTCGCTGCCGACCTGATGCGCATGTACCAGCGCTATGCCGAACGGCAGGGGTGGAGCTGCCAGACGCTCGAAGTGAGCGAAGGCTCAGTGCCCGGCAGCCTCAAGGAGGTTTCGCTTGAAGTGAGCGGCCACAACGTCTACGGTATCCTCAAGTTCGAGAGCGGTGTGCACCGCGTGCAGCGCGTGCCCGAAACCGAAACGCAGGGGCGCATCCACACCTCGGCGGCCAGCGTCGCCGTACTCCCCGAAGCCGAAGAGGTGGACGTGGAGATCCGCAAGGAAGATTTGCTGATAGACACCTTTCGCAGTGGCGGCAAAGGCGGCCAGAACGTCAACAAGGTGGAAACCGCCGTGCGAATCACCCACGTCCCGAGCGGCATCGTCGTCGCCTGCCAGGAGGAACGCTCGCAGCTCCAGAACCGCGAGCGGGCCATGAAGATGCTGCGCTCGAAGCTCTACGACCTCCAGATCGCCGAGCAGCAAAAGAGCCGCGCCGACCTGCGCCGCTCGATGGTAACCACCGGCGACCGGAGCGCCAAGATCAGGACCTACAACTTTCCCCAGTCGCGCGTGACCGACCACCGCATCGGCTTCACCAGCCACGCCCTGCCGCAAATCATGCAGGGCGAGCTCGACCCGCTCATCGAGGCGCTGCGAATGCACGACCAGGCCGAGCGCTTGCAGGCCGAAACCGCCTGA
- the rseP gene encoding RIP metalloprotease RseP — translation MELLNTIFFFVIAIFILVTAHEFGHFITARMFGMRVDRFFIGFDFWGIKLWQKKIGETEYGIGAFPIGGYVKIAGMIDESMDTDHVSQEVQPWEFRAKPVWQRLIVLAGGVAMNMVLAAVIFIGITSIFGESRTPITTPAFIEPKSVFSSMGMQSGDHLVAINGQKLHYWEEALDPERLASGKLQYTIERNGEELTLTAPKDIISRINGNQSIGIRPTVPPVIDQVLPGDPAAKAGIMPGGLITAINGSPVADWSEVVNIISANAGKKLTVTWMHLKNSTGEPLTAALIRKKGQTITTEVTPNNSGKIGISLKQTIETERIKLSLPQAIASGLNQTWKTTVLTVQGFGKIFSGKEDFRKSVGGPIKIARIANQSAEQGPISFMYFVAVLSISLAIINILPIPALDGGQFVLNAIEGIMGREIPFEVKMRIQQVGMTLLLMLFAYFMINDLLNP, via the coding sequence ATGGAGCTACTGAACACGATATTCTTCTTCGTCATCGCCATCTTCATCCTCGTCACGGCCCACGAATTCGGCCACTTTATCACGGCGAGGATGTTCGGCATGCGGGTCGACCGGTTTTTCATCGGTTTCGATTTCTGGGGCATCAAGCTGTGGCAGAAAAAGATCGGAGAAACCGAATACGGTATCGGCGCCTTCCCGATTGGCGGCTACGTCAAGATCGCCGGCATGATCGACGAAAGCATGGACACCGACCATGTATCACAAGAGGTCCAACCGTGGGAGTTCAGGGCCAAACCGGTCTGGCAGCGCCTCATCGTGCTGGCTGGCGGCGTGGCGATGAACATGGTGCTGGCCGCCGTTATCTTCATCGGTATCACCAGCATTTTCGGAGAATCACGTACTCCCATAACCACGCCAGCCTTTATCGAACCGAAGTCCGTATTCTCTTCGATGGGCATGCAAAGCGGCGACCATCTGGTAGCGATCAACGGCCAGAAACTGCACTACTGGGAAGAGGCCCTCGATCCCGAGCGCCTGGCATCGGGAAAACTGCAATACACCATTGAGCGGAACGGAGAGGAGTTGACACTCACGGCGCCGAAAGACATTATCTCCCGGATCAACGGAAACCAGTCGATCGGCATCAGGCCAACCGTGCCTCCAGTCATAGACCAGGTGCTGCCCGGCGATCCGGCGGCTAAAGCCGGTATCATGCCGGGCGGCCTCATCACTGCCATCAATGGCTCGCCAGTGGCCGACTGGAGCGAGGTGGTCAATATCATCTCCGCGAACGCAGGCAAAAAGCTCACCGTCACCTGGATGCATCTGAAAAACTCGACTGGCGAACCGCTGACCGCCGCTCTCATCCGCAAAAAGGGGCAAACCATTACCACCGAGGTGACGCCGAACAACTCAGGCAAAATCGGCATTTCGCTCAAGCAGACCATCGAGACCGAACGCATCAAGCTTTCGCTTCCGCAGGCCATCGCCAGCGGCCTGAACCAGACCTGGAAAACCACCGTGCTGACCGTCCAGGGATTCGGTAAAATTTTCAGCGGCAAGGAGGATTTCCGCAAGTCGGTCGGCGGCCCGATCAAGATCGCCCGCATCGCCAACCAGAGCGCCGAGCAGGGACCAATCAGCTTCATGTACTTTGTGGCCGTGCTCTCAATCTCGCTGGCGATCATCAATATTCTGCCCATCCCTGCGCTCGACGGCGGGCAGTTCGTGCTCAACGCCATCGAGGGCATCATGGGCAGGGAGATTCCGTTCGAGGTCAAAATGCGTATCCAGCAGGTCGGCATGACTCTTCTGCTGATGCTCTTCGCCTACTTCATGATAAACGACCTCCTGAACCCCTGA
- a CDS encoding 1-deoxy-D-xylulose-5-phosphate reductoisomerase: protein MKSLSILGSTGSIGLSTLDVVRRHPERFSIAALAEGHDVEMLLKQIDEFRPSLVSVRDEASRERLKGMLGDHKPEILCGLEGAAEVAAVDGADMVVSAIVGAAGLVPTVRAIEAGKDIALANKETLVVAGQLVSDLVKKHDVKLLPVDSEHSAIFQSLVGHRTEDIERIILTASGGPFRKTPAEELKNVGPEQALKHPQWSMGAKITIDSATLMNKGLEVIEAHWLFDMPAEKIGVVVHPQSIIHSMVEYIDGCVIAQLGVPDMRAPIAYALAWPERCETGIGKLDLTKVATLTFEEPDMERFPALRLAFDALKAGQTYPAVLNAANEIAVAAFLDKKIGFTDIAGTVDKTMQAHEAWTPITLEEYLQADKWARETARQLIG, encoded by the coding sequence ATGAAATCCTTATCCATTCTCGGCAGTACCGGCTCCATTGGACTCAGCACACTCGACGTCGTCAGGCGTCATCCTGAAAGGTTTTCGATTGCGGCCCTTGCCGAGGGCCACGACGTCGAAATGCTTCTCAAGCAAATCGATGAATTCAGGCCGTCACTGGTCTCGGTGCGTGACGAGGCGTCGCGGGAGCGCCTCAAGGGGATGCTCGGCGATCACAAGCCCGAAATTCTCTGCGGCCTCGAAGGTGCAGCTGAAGTTGCGGCCGTCGATGGAGCAGACATGGTAGTTTCGGCCATCGTGGGTGCGGCAGGACTGGTGCCAACCGTCAGGGCTATTGAAGCCGGAAAGGACATCGCGCTGGCCAACAAGGAGACGCTCGTCGTCGCCGGTCAGCTCGTTTCGGACCTCGTCAAAAAGCACGATGTCAAACTGCTGCCAGTGGACAGCGAGCACTCGGCGATCTTTCAGTCGCTGGTCGGCCACCGCACGGAAGATATCGAACGCATCATCCTGACCGCATCAGGTGGCCCATTCCGTAAAACGCCCGCCGAAGAGTTGAAAAACGTCGGCCCGGAACAGGCGCTCAAGCACCCGCAGTGGTCGATGGGCGCGAAGATCACCATCGACTCGGCGACCCTTATGAACAAAGGGCTCGAGGTAATCGAGGCGCACTGGCTCTTCGACATGCCCGCAGAGAAGATCGGCGTCGTGGTGCACCCGCAGAGCATCATTCACTCGATGGTTGAGTACATCGACGGCTGCGTCATCGCCCAGCTCGGCGTGCCCGACATGCGCGCTCCCATCGCCTATGCCCTCGCCTGGCCGGAGCGCTGCGAAACCGGCATCGGCAAGCTCGATCTCACCAAGGTCGCCACACTCACCTTCGAGGAGCCAGACATGGAGCGCTTCCCGGCCCTGCGCCTGGCCTTCGACGCCCTCAAGGCGGGCCAGACCTATCCTGCGGTACTGAACGCGGCCAACGAAATCGCTGTCGCGGCGTTCCTCGACAAGAAAATCGGCTTTACCGACATCGCCGGAACGGTCGATAAAACCATGCAGGCACACGAAGCATGGACGCCGATCACGCTGGAGGAGTACCTTCAGGCAGACAAATGGGCCCGCGAAACCGCACGGCAGCTTATCGGATAA
- a CDS encoding acylphosphatase — protein sequence MTEKRVHIIVSGLVQGVGFRMFVLREASARSLSGWTRNLPDGTVEVEAQGDSGRVDELIRQIRIGPSRSSVTSIKVKEIEVDTSCREFRILT from the coding sequence ATGACGGAAAAACGGGTTCACATCATCGTCAGCGGCCTGGTGCAGGGCGTAGGCTTCCGCATGTTCGTCTTGCGTGAAGCTTCCGCTCGAAGCCTTTCCGGATGGACGCGCAACCTGCCGGACGGCACAGTCGAAGTCGAAGCTCAGGGCGACAGCGGACGGGTGGACGAACTGATCCGGCAGATCCGGATCGGCCCCTCACGCTCAAGCGTCACCTCGATCAAAGTAAAAGAAATAGAGGTCGATACCTCCTGCAGGGAGTTTCGCATCCTGACCTGA